The window agaagaaggaaaaaggaggGATTTAGAGGTGGTGGTGAGTACAGAAGAATTGaacaagaaaatagaagaGTTTATAAGGAAAATGAAGGAGGAAATGAGGATTGAAGCAGCTCAAACTCAGCAGCTCATTGCAGTGTAATCGATAATCTTTTTATAACAGAAGctttttgatgtttttaatgtttgtgtgttttgtgtttttaataaaattgtttagaTTCTGGAATTATTGAACAAATTTGGAGTGAATTTACTGCTCAAAGAATCATAAAACATATTAATCATCACCGTCTCCACGGTGCAACAGCGCCTCGATATGATTATCTCTTGTTGACCGATTATAACAAGATCCCGACTCTAATAGAAACGAGTAGTAAGctcttttttattctattgCTTGTAATACTATACCTATCGAAGTTGACGAACATTTTTCTAACTTTAGACTTGGTATGCTGTTTGATTGAACTCGTCGGTTTCGCATCTATTGAAAGTAGGTTATCATTGTTACAATTAAGATAACTAATCCGATGCCGAGTAAAATTAGGGAGGTGTTAATCAATTGTTAGTTGAATAAACACACTaccttttgtattttgttcttattaagaggtatatttatcattttatgtgatattttttattttaacgaGACGAAAAAATGGAATTAGATGTgaaactctattttttatcGAAAAAAATTGTCTATAAAGTATAAAAAGTCGTCATAGTAAAATAAACTTTCAACCATTGAGAAAATAGAGACATTACAAACCGACAACATTGCgatagtttattattttttttttccttaaaaatgactataaatataattttttttttcaggaatATTCcacataaatatttcattgatGTAATACtaaatagtttatttatttatttatttttaattttttttttaaggaaataaaaaaattaagtattaattaatgaatggtgaatatttttctaaaaaatttaggatCCATTTGTTATGCAAATTTAGATTATATGTGTTTCTTactttaaattcaataaataaaattaatttaatgaaatctagctgaaggttttttttttttttttttttttNTAATTTGGAAAATATCATTCTTTAtgtttttagtattttaatattccaaatgtattttttaaaattaaaataaattcagaTTTGTTTAACTcaattcaatttataaaatttttatttatttaaatttaatccgATTCGAATAAGTTCATAATCCAATCTATAAGAGTTCGGTTCGTCGGGTCATTGAGTTTTTTTGAACCTTCCTAATTGATCGAGACCTATgctttcataaaaattagatGTTTGAATATCcgttaataagaaaaaaaaaaaaaaacaacttaacTTAAAAGACtaattgagttgggttaatGGGTcgtcaaaattttcaaacatccCTAATGGATCCAcaccttatttttttttataaaaaattagatgttTGTGTTGAATGATAAAAGTCTCACCtccgctaatttagagaatgatcatgggtttataatcgaGGAATACTCTATCTATTGGAACGAGGtctatgctcaaagtggacaatatcatacggaggggaggtgttggatgatgaaagtcccacgtcccctaatttagagaatgatctttcttttggggaagcccaaaataaaactacgagagcttatactcaaagtggacaatatcataccgttgtggagagtcgtgttcaaaacttatactcaaagtggacaatatcatacaattgtggaagaaaacctaaaacaaaaccacgagagcttaactcaaagtggacaatatcataccattgtggagagtcgtattcaTCTTACGGTTTGAATATACACCGGTAATGAATGAAGGGTCAAGAAAGATAACTTTAATCAACATTGGAAAAGCAAAATGAAGTACTTAAAGGATTGTACTTTAAACAGCAGCAATAAAGGGGAAGAACACAAAGTAAACCCAGCGAGCGGAATTGTTGGGATCTTTTTGGTTCGACAATTACAACACAAATTACTATGATTCTTTCTTCCATTATCATTCATTCATCCGACAATTACTTTTCCCGATTTGTCTTCTTCCACTTCCTTCAAtcccctaaaccctaaaaatccACCTCTCAAATCCCATCGTGTGGCTGCAAATCCGCGCCTGTTTTTGTCCTTCTTTTCTTCCGTGCATTTCCGGATTCAAATCATGTGCATCTTCTTGATCTCTCTCTTTAATGGGTCCCCTGTTCGATTCTGTAATGCAATCATGGAATTTCTTGAAGATTAGTGTTCTTCGCTTTGATCCTTCCAGTTCTCCCCGAAGTGATCGTTCATGCAGCGGATTGATGTCGTGTAAGCTTTCTGATGCTTTGTGCTAATAGCTACTGTTTGTTGTTTGTAATCGGACTTGGCCTTATTATTGTGATGTGTCGTTGTCAACTAGTGGGGGTTGCGGGGAAATGGTGGCTTGTTCATGGCGAGTGGTAAGGATTTAGGCATGTGGAAGGCAGAGAGTGACTGTTCAGTTTCTTGACTCTTAATTTGTTCTGCTCTGAATAAAGGATGAAAGACAATTTTCTGGTCTAAATTGTTGCTGTGCTTATCATGGAGTAAACTCTTCTCTTACCTGAGTGATTCAACAGGTTAAACAATTATGTTTATCATGATTTTGCAAGAACTTTTGCTAATTTTCAGGGGAAAATCATTAAGTTAACTGGGAATTCCATGTTACTGTGTATACAAATTCATCAGCCTTCTCAATCATtatcttgttgttgttggaaCTCTTATCTTGACCGTGGTTGAGatgtgtcacggtcatgcttgttcaAGGTTGTTGCCCATGGTCGCATCCTTGTTACGTGCCACAACCCTTACCTTGTATCACTTTATTGCTTTCCTTTACTGCTTTCTTGATGTATAATTTCCTTCTTGTCTTTTCTAAGTGTATGACGTTTCAGCAGAATCATGTCTACGTCGGGTAGACATGAAATTGCTACAGGGAGATACGACCGGTCGTCAACTCCTCCCACCTAATTGAAATCACTTACCTCACATACTCACATCTTGAAGTAGCAGAGCTTGATAATGAATAAGTGAGTAGTAAGGTAAAGCCTGATTTCCCTTCATATTTCTCTTATCCATGAATTCCACTGGACTTCTTTCCCATTACCCTTGTCTTAACAATGACTAATACTGCTTTGATTCAATACTTGCATAAGAATTTCTCCCATTCTTGACACTTTTAAGAAGTTTGACATTGTTCAATCAGGATGTTTAACTGAAGCTGATTTAGTAACTTCATAGTCGTCGCCTTAATATCACCCGACTCTTATTGGACCATAACTCTTGTAGAGCATCGGACGTGATAATCCCTACTCCTTATTTTTTCCTCTCGCTTGGTAGATTGAAACTAATTGTTACCAATctagattagtaatattatatCAACATTGTTTCTTAGATTGTTATTGCATATTTGATGAAGCAGATAGCATAAACATGGAACAGTTTCCTTCAGTTTGATTGATTCTCTTCTTATCCATTCAAACTATATAAACCATGAGTTCAAAAAGGTCGATGGACGAAACTTGAGCAGGCCTCTTTCCTGTCAGTCTATAGATAAGAATCCAATGTATAAAACTTGAAAACTTTTCAGTGGACCATAAATTTCATGTTCATGGTTAACTTTAAAGTGACCATTGATTCCAAATATCCTTACCCATTTGGATTCAGACACAAAATGTGAAGAAGTGGATGCATGAGATAAcatctgtgagatcccacatcggttggagagaagaacgaaacattctttataagggtgtggaaacctcttcctagtagacgtgttttaaaaccgtgagaccgacggcgatacgtaatgggccaaagtggacaatatctgctagtggtgggcttgggctgttataaatggtatcagagccaaacaccgagcggtgtgccagcgaggacgctgaacccccaaggggggtgtattgtgagatcccaccttggttggagagggaaacgaagcattgcttattagggtgtggaaacctctcccaagtagacgtgttttaaaacagtgagactgacgacgatacataacgcgccaaagcggacaatatctactagcggtaggcttaggctgttacaaatgatatcaaaggcATACACCAGGTAGTGtgcagcgaggacgctggactggcaatgggggtggattgtgagatcccacatcgtttggagaggagaacgaagcattccttataagggtgtggaaacctctccctagtagacgcgttttaaaactgtgaggctgatgcgatacgtaacgggccaaagcggacaatatctgctagcggtgagctagGGCTGTTATACAGACCATTTTGGCATTGAGCATACATGTGTTCATCACACTGAATCCTTTGGTAGCTGGAATATACAAATCGAACATACagacaattttttattctttgttgattttgtttgtgaCAAAGAATCTGTTACCGGTACTTATTGTGGTTTTTGCCATATTCAGGTCGTCCTGCAACATAATCTAGGATCCCTTCACCTGCTGCTCTTACACCATGAATTTCGTTCCAACTTGGAAACCACCTCGAAAGGCGGCGATCATTCCGACCAAGAGTGCAGCTGTGGAGGCAAAGAGAGGCCAAAAGAATGCTAGAAACAATGACAGAACCACTGAAACTGCTGGTACAACAGTTATTTGGTCTTTGTTTTGGAGAACCTTTGTTTGAACGTCCATGGAGATtgagaaacagaaacagagaggAATGGCTATGAGTGATGATGATGCTTTACTGCAAAACATTGTATTGCTCATGAGTTTCAAGACTTGGCTCATCAGCttcttattttgaatataatcCGTTATTGTGAAAATACTGAAATACCCTTGTACAGTCAGTAGATATTTTTGTTGGGGAGTTGAAGGAGAGGGGGAGACAGGGGTTAATGAGTCAATAAGACAGGGAACAACTGGAAACGTGGGGACAAGGATGCTTGATCATATTGTTGTCTGTTTGCTTGATTGGTCGGTTGCCTTGTCCCTTCAGAGAAGTAATCACTTTATTTCCATATGGATTGCTGGGTACTATTGAGGAAAAGAATGAcatcttttctcttcttgtgTATATCTAATCCTTTGCTCAATCAAAgaacaatttagagtaataaACAGTATGATTATTCTGCTTTTGAATTGTAAATCAAGAAGGATTGGCATTAATAATGGGTTTTTGATTGATTCTAAGTGTCACAATCGTCCTTTTTTACACGCATCACTCACTCTCAGTACCGAGTGAGTCAAGCCAACTTAGGATCGCGTCACTGTAGCTCTGTTTTGTAGCCCTATTTTGAGGAGAAGGTTTAGCGTATGTTCAAATCTCTAGCTCAGGTTTAGCGTATGTTCAAATCTCTAGCCCAGGTTTAGCGTATGTTCAAATCTCTAGCCCGGTTTAGCGTATGTTCAAATCTCTAGCCCAGGTTTAGCGTATGTTCAAATCTCTAGCCCAGGTTTAGCGTATGTTCAAATCTCCAGCACAGGTTTAGCGTATGTTCAAATCTCTAGTCCAGGTTTAGCGTATGTTCAAATCTCTAGCACAGGTTTAGCGTATGTTCAAATCTCTAGCACAGGTTTAGCGTATGTTCAAATCTCTAGCACAGGTTTAGCGTATGTTCAAATCTCTAGCACAGGTTTAGCGTATGTTCAAATCTCTAGCACAGGTTTAGCGTATGTTCAAATCTCTAGCACAGGTTTAGCGTATGTTCAAATCTCTAGCACAGGTTTAGCGTATGTTCAAATCTCTAGCACAGGTTTAGCGTATGTTCAAATCTCTAGCACAGGTTTAGCGTATGTTCAAATCTCTAGCACAGGTTTAGCGTATGTTCAAATCTCTAGCACAGGTTTAGCGTATGTTCAAATCTCTAGCACAGGTTTAGCGTATGTTCAAATCTCTAGCCCAGGTTTAGCTAGCCCAATAGCACAGGTTTAGCTTATGTTCAAATCTCTAGCCCAGGTTTAGCTAGCCCAGGGTCAGCGTATGTTCAAATCTCTATCGCTGTTTTCCCTGTTTTGTAGCCCTATTTTGAGGAGAAGGTTTAGAGGAGAAGGTCCCAGGTTTATGTTCAAATCTCTATCCCTGTTTCCCTGTTTGTAGCCCTATTTTGAGGAGAAGGTTTAGAGGAGAAGGTCCCAGGTTTATGTTCAAATCTCTAGCCCAAAGGAGAAGGTCCCAGGTTTATGTTCAAATCTCTAGCCCAGGTTTAGCGTATGTTCAAATCTCTATCCCTGTTTTCCCTGTTTTGTAGCCCTATTTTGAGGAGAAGGTTTAGAATCTCTATCCCTGTTTTCCCTATTTTGTAGCCCTATTTTGAGGAGAAGGTTTAGAGGAGAAGGTTTAGCTTATGTTCAAGATTGAGAGAAAGAttgaaaacaatattatatgaCTATAAGTACAGGGCAACTAAATAGCATgtaacttttcaatttttaaatagggAGAATTTGACAATTAGTCAATCCCCTGCATTTTGAGGCGATTCATGTCTGGCATATGTCTGGCATACTAGACATAATTTCGCCGAATGGtcatacaaaatttaagtGGAAGGAGTTGACGGCTAATTACATTCCTAGTGCCTTTTCAAATCCCTTCTAGTTTGTTCTACCGTGTTCTAAAAAGTACCCCAAAAAAACCTCTCAAAATTGAGTTTtgcaacccaaaaaaaaaagtttgtatTAGTAATTTCtctcctttcctttctttctgcGCTGGTAGTTTTGCCTTTGTAAGATCATTTGCTTGCCAGATTCCTACAAATGAagcttcaacttcaacttaaTCTCCATTATCTCTGTAAAGCTACACAAGTTTCCCTCTAAGACTCCATTCAAAAACCCTTTTCTTCTGAGATTGCAGACAGCGTTGGTCGCCATTTTCGACACTCTGTACGGGGGCTTGTGTAGCCGAACAATCTATGACGAGATTGCAACTTCTTTGCATTTTCCAACAGCAACTTAAACTGTTCCTTAGTTACCACAATCTTCACCTTCCTCGCTCCCGCTCCATCCGAGTACGCTATCTTCGAGGAAACCAGCAGTTTTTCGAGCTCTTTCAGGCATGGAACAACATCTCGAACCTCCCCAACTTGGAGGCTGGTTcttgttgaagaagaaaaatcatgGAGAAGACGGTCATTACAGCATTCGATGGCCGAATCGACTGTTGTAGCCAAATCAGTGGCTTTTTCGATACCTCGGAGCTTCTTCTGTGGCGACCGAACACAAGGCAAGACAATGCAGTTTCCCATTTGTTAATGAATGGCTAAGAAAGGGATGTCTGATGAGCATATATAGCAGTTTCCAATTTGTTAACGTGCCAGCCATTACACTGCTTCTCCATGACCTGtgtgaatataataatatacaCAGCCAACGACTTCAATTGGGAAGACAGTACCATGTTATGAGCACTACCACAGTGTTCAGACtggaaaattataaacaatacCCAAGGATCAAAGTCAATGGCTTTGACATTTTGTTTTAGAATTGCTTGGCACAAACAAAGTCAACAAAGAATAGCCGtggggctttccctttcgggatttccctcaaggtttttaaaacacacctgctaaggagaggtttcacacccttataaagaatgcttagtTCACCttcccaatcaatgtgggatctcacaatccaccccctttcaaggcttagcgtcctcgctggcactcgttcccctctccaatcgatgtgggatctcacactcacAGAGGTCAAATACGTTGTATTGActtttcgttctttttttttcctgaaaaGAAAGTGATATTCTTCAagaacatttgaattttttaaactcaatCTAACAACATACAAGTTATTAGGAAGCAGTCTGAGACTGAATGAACCATTCTAGTTCCAACATAGGTTCCTCCAGATGCAGCTGTGTTAACACTacagaaagggaaaaagacaGACCAAATATGGTAACTTATAGATGCATCTCAACTCTTGAAACAGAAAACTAAGGAATTAGCAAGTTTATATGGATTGTTACCTTAATAGCAGATTTTCGAGAGTCGATTTCGAGCGTCACAACTAAGTAGTTCATGGCCATTCATTGTGAGATAGTCTTCTCCATCTCTTCAGTATCCTCCGAACTTCCACCTTTCCCAATGGCAGTTCCACTTCTTCAAACCTACTGTTCATCTTCTTTCCTCTTGACATCTCCAGGACAAAGCTCGAGGACGTCGAGCCTAATTCGTTAATATCTTCAACTCTACGAGAGGCCTGGATTCTTCTAATTCTAAAAGAAATATCTAAGCCATGCTCCATTCCACTCGTTACATATCCCCTACCCTCGTTGTTCAGAATTTTATCATCCAAGCATATTTGAACTTGATCGTTCACCTTGCATTTCTATCACCTCCTTTtagctagcggtgggcttgggctattacaaatggtatcagaaccagccactaggcgatgtgccacCGAGGAgattgagcctcgaagggggtggacacaaggcagtgtgctagcggGGAGGCTGAGTCCCggaggggggtagacacgagatagtgtgccagtaaagaagctgggccccaaaggggcgGTGAATTgggggatcccacattgattggagaaaggaacgagtgccagtgaggacattgggccccaaaagggggaaggtttgtgagatcctacattgattggagaggagaacgaaacattctttataagggtgtggaaacctctccctagtagacgcgttttaaaaaccctaagcgaaagcccgaaagggaaagtctaaaaaggacaatatttgctagcgatgagcttaggctgttacatttCAGGTGTTGACTAATACACAAAACTAATCTTGCACGGACTAGAAAGGATGTACGTTGAGAGTGCTAACCAAGGACAAAAATATACCGTAAACAGTTAGCAGCAAGCAAGAAAGCAGAGAGTTCGAATATCCATCTGACATTCATATGAACTATATACCCTAcaataaaagaacaaagataGCAGAATTCTTCATTGCATCCTCCAACATTAAGTTCTCTTTCAAGAAATATATGGCCGattcaaagaaagaagaaaaaagggtttAAATCAAAAGATATCACCACAAATATTATGGGACCTTTCAGAACAACCTATGCTGCCACTAATTCAGGTGAACCTCTAGACTCCAACCATGATTTTGCTGCCACTTTAGTCGTCAAAAACCAACCAACCTTTTCTGGAGCCTCATGGAATGGAGCATTTAGTTCCTTCAGATGCGATTCAAAGACGCTCGACAAACCCTTATCGGAATATTTGTGTTTTCCATGTCCAGTATTTATTCCAAGTAATGGTGGAAGTTCCTCCCCGGATTTCAGTTCCTTTGTTAAGTCATTTATCCAAACGTGTAATGCAGTGAGAGCAGCCCCAAGAGAAAGACCCTTAAGATATAGAGACCACTGAGTTGGAGACCTGGACTGCAAATCTGTATATATCTGAACCGAAAGTCCCAAATCCAGCAGCTCACATGCCTTATCCAAAAGATCTAAATTTACACACAGATCAATCAAGCAATTGCAGTAGGCTTTCCTCACATCGTCGCTTACAACACTAAAGAGTTCCGAGGCTTCAGTTCTGAAATCTCCTTCCATGTCCTTCTCCCCTAGCAAGAGTTTCACCACGAAACCGAGTTTTGGATTAGCTCTCTCGACACAATCTATTAGCTTACTAAGTTCATGTTTCGGCGTCTGGGTAATTACATTGAGAAGACAGCCACAGAATCGGTCATCTGGAGTTAATCCCAACTCTAGCAATCGATCAAATGTCCTCACTACATCATCAACACGTTTGGCTTTCCCATAACACTGGATTAATGATGTCAAGACAAAGATATTAGGGTCGAAACCGGCTTCCATCATCTCGTTCAACATTTCTTCCGCCTCTGATACGTTTCCACTGCAGGAATATATGGTGATCATGGAAGAAAAAGTCCAACTGTCAGGTGAGCAAGTCCCAGAACTCTTCATATCTTTAAAAACTTCAATAGCCTCATTAACGTAGCCAACATCGGCACACATAGCTAAAAGCGTATTGTAGAGAATTACATTCAACTGCAGTCCCTTTTCCTTCATCTCCTTGTACACAAGCATGCCATCCTCAGCATATCTGGCTCTTGCATAGGCACGTAAAAGAGAAGCATAAGTTGCCCAACTTGGTGAAAATCCATTCTTAGTCATCTCTTTGTAAATTGTCTTGATCTGCCAGGGTCTTTTAGCCCTACCCATAGCAGCCAGCAAGCTGTTATATATAGCCAAGTTCGGCTTGATGCCTACAGCCTTCATTTCTTCATACACATTCAAGCATCCATCATAGTTCCCAGCCACTCCATGAATTTTGATCATCGTCGAGAATGTCGAAAGATCGATACGCCAGTTTTCTGTTCTTGCACGGTCATACAAGCTGAAAGCCATGTCCACATTACCAGCACGTCCATAGGCATCAATCATCCCAGAGTAGGTGATATCATCAGGATTACAGT is drawn from Cucurbita pepo subsp. pepo cultivar mu-cu-16 unplaced genomic scaffold, ASM280686v2 Cp4.1_scaffold000154, whole genome shotgun sequence and contains these coding sequences:
- the LOC111784107 gene encoding pentatricopeptide repeat-containing protein At4g16390, chloroplastic; protein product: MAFQLSHFPSTFFTDHNSLTFHYKTTLCKSSSRVFKLNPIPYHSKPFLQITNVSPQEYAPQETRNSSPSDDEISKFPDGKSGSSSKTSVWVNPSSPRASKLRKQSYEARYASLKKISESLDSCNPCEDDVADVLKRIDSKILEQDAIGVLNNMSNSQTALLVLRYFQDVLKSSKQAVFYNVTLKVFRKCRDFEGAEKLFDEMLERGVKPDNVTFSTIISCARFCSLPNKAVEWFEMMPSFDCNPDDITYSGMIDAYGRAGNVDMAFSLYDRARTENWRIDLSTFSTMIKIHGVAGNYDGCLNVYEEMKAVGIKPNLAIYNSLLAAMGRAKRPWQIKTIYKEMTKNGFSPSWATYASLLRAYARARYAEDGMLVYKEMKEKGLQLNVILYNTLLAMCADVGYVNEAIEVFKDMKSSGTCSPDSWTFSSMITIYSCSGNVSEAEEMLNEMMEAGFDPNIFVLTSLIQCYGKAKRVDDVVRTFDRLLELGLTPDDRFCGCLLNVITQTPKHELSKLIDCVERANPKLGFVVKLLLGEKDMEGDFRTEASELFSVVSDDVRKAYCNCLIDLCVNLDLLDKACELLDLGLSVQIYTDLQSRSPTQWSLYLKGLSLGAALTALHVWINDLTKELKSGEELPPLLGINTGHGKHKYSDKGLSSVFESHLKELNAPFHEAPEKVGWFLTTKVAAKSWLESRGSPELVAA